The nucleotide sequence GTTGATGCAGACTCACCGGTCCCGGTGAGACCACTTGCTCCAGGCCAACGAGCAGCAATTCGCCCCACGGGAGGGCCGCGGCGACATCCACGGCGTGTAATTGTAAACGAGGTCCGTCGGCCGCAGCATTAAACCACGCGCGCGCTTCGGCGTTCAGCGTAGTGAGGCGGAGTCCGACATCGAACACCAGCACGCCGTGCGGCACGATGTCGGCGGCGTGCAACGCCCAGTGCCAGTGGTCCGGCGTGGGCGCCAAATGGGACTGCTGCGATGCACCACGCGCAACATTCGCATGGACTGCAGGGGCTCGGCGGCCGTACCACCAACTGCCGGCGCCCACGGCGAGCAACAAATTCAGGATACGCACGACCGAAATTCCACGATCGCCACGCACGGCGCGCACGGCAGCGCGCAGATCGTAACAGATTCCGAGTCGTGTACTGCGGAGATCGCGACCGAGACAAAGCGGTGCACGACTCTTGTGGAGCTCATATCCATCGGGAGTCGGACGGTTCGCCGACCAGAGCGCATCCCAGAGCCGCGCATCGTGCGGGCCCGTGCGTGTCACTTGGCGCACGGAAGTACCACGCGCGTCGACGAGCACAGCGGCTGCGACGGCTGGCTCCGCGAGCCACGACACGAGCGGCAGTTGATCGAGGAGACGTTGTGATTGCGCCGTCGCGACCTCGGCGACCATCGCTTGAAAATGATATCGTGCCGCACTCTCCGCCGCTTCTGTGGCCCGCGCGCTCGACCACGCGTCGAGCGCCCAAGGGACGAGGCCGCTGGTCACGAAGAGCAGGAGAAGCAATGCAAAGTGCACATTACAAAATGCAAAATGCAAAATCTTTCGGAGTCCACGTCGTCCATTTTGGATTTTGCATTTTGATATTTGCATTTTGCCTTTCCCTAAAACATCCCCTCCCACCCGTATGTTACGAAACCGGCGATCAGCCCGCCGAGCACGAGGCAGAAATACGCCGGGAGGATGCAAATGATGGTCGGGAGCAGCAACAGTTGACTCGCCACGGCCCCGCGGCGTTCCGCATGTTGGAAGCGTTCGGTGCGCAACGCGACGGCCTGCGCCTGCAGCAACTCCGCAATCGGCGTGCCGAGGCGTTGCGCTTGCGCAAGCAACGCCACAAAACGCTCTACGGCGGGCACCGCCGCGCGAACCGCGAAGCCGCGCCAGGCAGCTGCCTGGCCGACGCCAACCACCAGATCGGCACGCAGTTGGTCGAGCAATCGACGCAGCGGCGAATCGGGCAGCGCCTCGGCGACACGCGCGGTGGCCGACGTCAGATCGAGACCGGCCGCCACGGCCGTCGCCAAGAGTTCCATGACCATTGGAAGTACACGCTCGATGGAGTGACACCGCGCCAACCAGGCACAGCGCAACCACACGCCCGGCAACGTCACACCGCAACAGAGGGCCGGGAGAATGCTGCGCGCGCCGAGCGACGTGCAGACGGTGAAGAGGCTTCCGAACAACACGACCAGCACGCCGACGCCTGCAACCAGATGTTCACTCCGCCACGCCCGCAGCCCAAGGCCGACGAAGACTTGATCCAGTTGTTGGCGATACACGTCGCACCACGGCCGCTGTAACCACGGGCGCAACTGCACCGCCAGCGGCCCGATCAGCACGGCCATCCAGGCTGCGCCGGACGTCGTCATCTGCAAGCGCACGCGCGCGGCCTGCCGCGCCTGCTGGTCCGCGCCCCATGCCACAAGGACGGCGACGCCCACGCCCAGCGCGCCACAAAAGAGTAGGGCCACCACCACGGTGCCAATGGACGCCATCATGAAATCTCCACACGCACGATGCGTGAAATCCACAACAGCCCCAACATTTCCAACACCAGCCCGGCACCGAAAAACAGTCGCCCCAACGCCGTGGTCCAAAGCGGCGTCACGAATTGCGGCGCAAAGCGCGCTAACACGGCGAGTAGCAGCAGCGGCAGTCCGGCAATGATGAGGCCGCTGACCATCCCTTGCGTGACCATCACGCGCACCCGCCCCCGCACGCGGGCTCGCTCCCGCATCGTTGCAGCGAGCTGCTGCAACACGGCGATCAGATTGCCGCCCGCCGCGTGTAGCGCGCCGAGGGCGAAGAGGAGTTGCTCCACGTCGTCGCCACCGATGTCGTCGCGTAAAGTGCGCAGCGCACCGGCGAGCGGCATCCCGAGTTCCAATTCAGCAGCGACTCGGGCAAAGGCGGGGCGCACAACCGGCGCCCCCTGCGCAGCCACAAACTGCACCGCGTGCGACAACGGCAATCCGGCGCCGAGCGCGTTTGCGAGCAGCGTCACGGCCTCCGGCATCTCGCGTTGGGCCGCACGCCGCTGGCGATAGATGCGCCCCGCAGCAGTCCGCGGGGCAGCCGCCTCCCTCTCCCTTTGGGGAGAGGGTTGGGTGAGGGGGAGGACATCTCGCAGATTATTACGCAGTCGGCGCATCGGCGACCTCCTGCAGTTCGACGGTATCGCCCGCCAAACCGACGACGGCCATCACGTCCGCAACCGCCCGCTCCCCGGTCGCCCGCCGCACCACTTGCACGACGACATCGAGTGCGCCGACAACTTGTTCGTAAATGGCGCGCAGCGGCAGATCGACGCCGGCGAAACAGACGAGCGTCGCTAAGCGCGCGATTGCCTCGCGCGGACTGTTCGCGTGGAGTGTGGTGAGAGACCCATCGTGTCCGGTATTCATCGCTTGCAACATATCGAGCGCCTCGCCGCCGCGACATTCGCCGACAATAATCCGGTCCGGACGCATCCGCAGCGCGGTGCGCACCAAGTCGCGGATCGTGATCGCGCCCGCCCCTTCCAAATTGGCCGGCCGTGCCTCGAGACGCACGACATGCGGCTGTTGCAACTGCAATTCCGCCGCGTCTTCGATCGTGATGATTCGTTCGGTCGCGGAGATACAACCGGAGAGGGCATTCAGCAGCGTCGTCTTGCCGCTCCCCGTGCCGCCGACCACGAGGATGTTTTTCCGCGCCCGCACCAACGCCGCCAACTGTTCCGCACGCTGCGCCGTAACGGCGCCGCGTTCCTGAAGCCGCGCCAATGTCCACGCCGTTGTTCCAAAGCGACGAATGGTTAGGATCGGGCCATTCAATGCGAGCGGCGCCAGGACAATATTCACACGCGCTCCATCCGACAGCCGCGCATCGACGATTGGCGAGCTCTCATCCACACGACGTCCCGCGCCGCTGACGATCCGCTCGATCACGCGTTGTAACTGTCCTCGGTGCCGGAAATGCACCGCCGTCCGCGTGAGTCGGCCTTGCCGCTCCACGTAGACTTCGTTCGGTCCATTGACCATCACCTCCGTGACATCGGGATCGGCGAGCAAGACCTCTAATGGACCGAGCAGTAAGGCTTCATCGAGGAGTTCAATCAGCAACTGCGTGCGATCCACGGTGGCCGGGAGCGCTGCGGCATGGGCGTCGAGCACGCGGACCATCACGGCCTCCGCGGCGATGCGCCGTGGGTCCTCGTTGGGCGTGGACATGCACGGTGTTGCTGCTGCGGGCAAGGTAGCGGCGTCCGCTTCTGAAAAAAATTGATCGAGCAAACGATCCTTGAGCCCATCAAGCGACGGCGGGGCCGCTTCCGTCGAGACAGGCGTCGCAGTCCGTTCGGTGCGCAGTTGCGGGAACAGCTGTTCCGGACGGACGACGTCGGGGGCCAACGGCGCCACGGCGACCCAGCGATCGCAACCTTCGCGCAATGCGTACACCCATCCGGGCGATGGTCGACGCATCGCCAGTGGCAGTCCTTCGGCGGTGGCCGCAGCGGCCAATGGCTCGTCAGGGAGCGCGAACACGAGAGGATGGCCGAGCCGTTCCGCTGCGGTCACGACGGAGATTGGGGCTTGGTCGCCCCATCGATTCCCACACACCAATCGGTGCGGCGCCGCAATAAACGCGCGTTGCCAGGCCGCAAGCAGGCGCACGGCGGCATGCAGCGCGCCCGGATCCGGCGTGACGACGCAGGCCCAGTGCGTAACCCACGGCCACCACGCCGCGATGTCGGGCGTCAGACGACTCCCGGCATCCAGCACGACCGTGGAATATTGTGCGCGCAACGCCGCCATCGCGCTGGACAGCTGCGTGGTCAGCGCCGCAGTCGGCAGCGCGGTGTCGCACGCCACAGCGCTCAGCGGGCGACTCGGCACGGCCAGAAATCCCTCCAGCGCGGCCCCGCGCCAGCGCGTCCACGCGTCGCGTGCAGCGGTCCAGCTGCGCAGCTGGGCCACACCGAGTTGGCTGGCCACGTCGCCGGCGTGATCGCGGTCGGCGTCGATCAACAGCACGCGTTCCGTGGGATCTTCGGACCAGACAATCCCGAGATTGACTGCCAGCGTCGTGCAGCCGACACCATCTTTAGCGCCCATCACGCAAACGACGCGGGTCATTGTAATGCCTCCGGGAGTTGGATCACGCGCGCGGGATGGGCTGGAGACGCTGCGGGGGTGCGCGGCACCGGTGTCTCCGTGATTGCCGTGGCATTCGTGGTTACGTCTTCGTGATCGCGGCGCGGTGATCGGGCAAACTCGGGCCGCGACCAACGCGACGCATCGCGCGTCCGGATGCGTTTGGTCGGTGGCCGTTCCAGCTCCTGACGCAACGCCTCCCAGTCCTGCAGCGCTTGTTCCGCGCGGGTCGCATGCGTCGTGGTCCGCGGCGTCACGAAGATCACGAAATCGGATTGGCGCGACTGGAAATCCTTCGAGAGGGCCAACGTGAACAGCGCCGACGAGGTGTCGACACCGTCCGGAATTTTATTCCAACTCGTGGCCGCGCCGTGATTCCACAGACCGCCGAGGATAATGCTCTCACCGCTCTTGCAATATGCGCTGGTGGCAATGGTGCGTCGATCGATCGCGCGATTTTCGCCGCTCCCTAACGCGGAGATCGTCGCGTTGATTTTCAGATCGACGTCGTCGCCGTACGCGATCGGTTCGGCTTCGATCTTTACACCGACCTCTTTGAATTGCACACCTTGGCCGCTTTGATACGGGACTTCGCTTCCGCTGAAGAACACGGCGTTCTCGCCGCTCTTCACCACGAGATTCGGATGTTCGAGGATCTTCGCTTCGCCGCGTTCGCGCGCCAAATGGACTTTCGGCAACAGATTGAAGACCACGCCGACAGCGGAGCCGAGCAACCCACCGAGTCCCTCGCCGTGACTCCGCGCCGTGGCGCCCGGCGTCCACCGCACGCCGAATCCGCGCAACGCGCTCTTCTTCAATTCCATGAAGTAGACATCCAAGTGCACCATTGGGCGTTCGCCCGGGGCGCGCGTGGTGTTCCGCACTTCGAGTAAATTCACCACGGCACTGTGATAAATACGTGCAATCTGCTCCGCCCGTTTGGCCGCTTCGGGGCTGTATGCGATCCCTTCGAGCAACAGTTGGTCTTGCACCCGCCGCACAGTGATGCCGGGACGCCCCACGGCACGTGCGATGTCCGCACTCAAACGGTCGAGGGCCTTCGCGCCCAATCGCACCGCATTGCGGACATGCGGCTCGCTGGCGGCGAGCGCGTCGGCTCGCGCCAAGGCCGCTGCAGAATCGACTTCGCCTTCGAGCACGATCTCATCGCCGCGCCGTACGAACCGGAGCCCGGCAGTCCCAATGGCCGTGGAGGCCTTGGCCTGGATCGCGGCCAAGTCGGCGCTCGTCACTTGGACCGGAATGACATCGCGCTGCACGCCTTGCTGATCCCACAACGTGAGTGTCACCGCGCCGGGGGCGCGCGCGTTCAAATACACTTCGCGGCGACTGTCCCGCACTACGAAGTCGCAGACCGAGGGATCGGTGATCGCGGCGTCGCCGATTTCGTAATCGGTGGTGAGCGTCGACGATTGTCCTTTCACCAGCTGCTGCGCGCGCTGTTCTACGGCCCAGAGCGGCAGCGCGACGAACAGCACGGGCCAGCAGATGAGAAACGCACGCACCCACCTACGCACGGCATGGCAGTCGTTAGCGTCCACGATATTCCCTCCTGCGAATCAGGCTGGAGAGCCCGGTGACGTTTGCGGCCGTAGCCGGGGCCAAGATCGGCGCAGCCTCCTCGTGTTCGCCGTTCCCACGCAGCGTTAAATGCACGACGCCGTTTTCGACCGCAAACACCACGCGCTGGGCCTCTTCCGGCGTCACGGCCAATGTGACCGTGCCCTCGCTCGCGGCCTCACGCCGCGCCGCGAGCGTGGACGCCGCGTCGAGTTTTAGATCGCGCAGCGGCGCCGTGCCGCTGATCTCCCGATTCACCGCCAGCACTTCCAAATTGCGCAGCACCGTGAAGACCGAAGTCTCCGCGGCGTCGCGCGCGCCGAAATCGAAACTAACCAACAGGTCCACGCGGTCGTGGGGACGCACCAGTCCGCCCGCGGCGCGCGCGGCTTGATACGGCACACTCACGGCACGGCGCCCCGCCGGGACCGCAGCCGCGACCTGCGCCGCCTGCGTGGCGGGCGCGATCCGCGTATCAGTGATCGGCTCGCCGGCACGCAGCCCAGTGAGCGTGACCAGCCCCACGGCATCTTCCGCGCGCGTCAGCACGCCGGCGGGGATAAACTGCCGTGGGATGGCAACGATCCGCAGATGCGTCGGCGCCAGGGCCACGCCCGCAGGGAGATCGGTCGCCGCCGTCAGCACCGGCACCGACCGCCCCTGCGCTCGCAGCCAGGCATCGCGGCCGCTAAAGTAGACGAGACTAATCAAGGCCGCGATCGCGCCGCAGACCACTGAGACGGGACCTCGATACCGAT is from Deltaproteobacteria bacterium and encodes:
- a CDS encoding type II secretion system F family protein, with translation MRRLRNNLRDVLPLTQPSPQREREAAAPRTAAGRIYRQRRAAQREMPEAVTLLANALGAGLPLSHAVQFVAAQGAPVVRPAFARVAAELELGMPLAGALRTLRDDIGGDDVEQLLFALGALHAAGGNLIAVLQQLAATMRERARVRGRVRVMVTQGMVSGLIIAGLPLLLLAVLARFAPQFVTPLWTTALGRLFFGAGLVLEMLGLLWISRIVRVEIS
- a CDS encoding type II secretion system F family protein is translated as MMASIGTVVVALLFCGALGVGVAVLVAWGADQQARQAARVRLQMTTSGAAWMAVLIGPLAVQLRPWLQRPWCDVYRQQLDQVFVGLGLRAWRSEHLVAGVGVLVVLFGSLFTVCTSLGARSILPALCCGVTLPGVWLRCAWLARCHSIERVLPMVMELLATAVAAGLDLTSATARVAEALPDSPLRRLLDQLRADLVVGVGQAAAWRGFAVRAAVPAVERFVALLAQAQRLGTPIAELLQAQAVALRTERFQHAERRGAVASQLLLLPTIICILPAYFCLVLGGLIAGFVTYGWEGMF
- a CDS encoding pilus assembly protein N-terminal domain-containing protein, which produces MDANDCHAVRRWVRAFLICWPVLFVALPLWAVEQRAQQLVKGQSSTLTTDYEIGDAAITDPSVCDFVVRDSRREVYLNARAPGAVTLTLWDQQGVQRDVIPVQVTSADLAAIQAKASTAIGTAGLRFVRRGDEIVLEGEVDSAAALARADALAASEPHVRNAVRLGAKALDRLSADIARAVGRPGITVRRVQDQLLLEGIAYSPEAAKRAEQIARIYHSAVVNLLEVRNTTRAPGERPMVHLDVYFMELKKSALRGFGVRWTPGATARSHGEGLGGLLGSAVGVVFNLLPKVHLARERGEAKILEHPNLVVKSGENAVFFSGSEVPYQSGQGVQFKEVGVKIEAEPIAYGDDVDLKINATISALGSGENRAIDRRTIATSAYCKSGESIILGGLWNHGAATSWNKIPDGVDTSSALFTLALSKDFQSRQSDFVIFVTPRTTTHATRAEQALQDWEALRQELERPPTKRIRTRDASRWSRPEFARSPRRDHEDVTTNATAITETPVPRTPAASPAHPARVIQLPEALQ
- the tadA gene encoding Flp pilus assembly complex ATPase component TadA: MTRVVCVMGAKDGVGCTTLAVNLGIVWSEDPTERVLLIDADRDHAGDVASQLGVAQLRSWTAARDAWTRWRGAALEGFLAVPSRPLSAVACDTALPTAALTTQLSSAMAALRAQYSTVVLDAGSRLTPDIAAWWPWVTHWACVVTPDPGALHAAVRLLAAWQRAFIAAPHRLVCGNRWGDQAPISVVTAAERLGHPLVFALPDEPLAAAATAEGLPLAMRRPSPGWVYALREGCDRWVAVAPLAPDVVRPEQLFPQLRTERTATPVSTEAAPPSLDGLKDRLLDQFFSEADAATLPAAATPCMSTPNEDPRRIAAEAVMVRVLDAHAAALPATVDRTQLLIELLDEALLLGPLEVLLADPDVTEVMVNGPNEVYVERQGRLTRTAVHFRHRGQLQRVIERIVSGAGRRVDESSPIVDARLSDGARVNIVLAPLALNGPILTIRRFGTTAWTLARLQERGAVTAQRAEQLAALVRARKNILVVGGTGSGKTTLLNALSGCISATERIITIEDAAELQLQQPHVVRLEARPANLEGAGAITIRDLVRTALRMRPDRIIVGECRGGEALDMLQAMNTGHDGSLTTLHANSPREAIARLATLVCFAGVDLPLRAIYEQVVGALDVVVQVVRRATGERAVADVMAVVGLAGDTVELQEVADAPTA
- the cpaB gene encoding Flp pilus assembly protein CpaB, with translation MHNEPERGSLHLLDRLNRYRGPVSVVCGAIAALISLVYFSGRDAWLRAQGRSVPVLTAATDLPAGVALAPTHLRIVAIPRQFIPAGVLTRAEDAVGLVTLTGLRAGEPITDTRIAPATQAAQVAAAVPAGRRAVSVPYQAARAAGGLVRPHDRVDLLVSFDFGARDAAETSVFTVLRNLEVLAVNREISGTAPLRDLKLDAASTLAARREAASEGTVTLAVTPEEAQRVVFAVENGVVHLTLRGNGEHEEAAPILAPATAANVTGLSSLIRRREYRGR